The stretch of DNA GACAGTGTCGCTTCGCCAGAAGCCATACTCCTTCGCGCGGCGGATTTCGCTCAGTTCCGCTGCGAGCTCGTGCAGGAACGACAGGGCCTGTGCTTCATCGCTCATCGAACTTTCCTGTCTGTCCGCGATTGGGTTTACCAAGTGCAATAGGGCTTCCGGTATTCTCGCGCTACGTTGTATCGGGTGCGAAATTCACAATTATCGTAGCATCTTATCTCGGGCCTTCTGCTGGCGTCCAGCGAAGGTCGTGGGCCAGGAGAGAGCCCATCTATTTTGTTTGGAACAAAAGCGGCAGCTTTCGGCAAGAGCTTGAGCGAGCTCGATCGGCCGAAATCGGGCGCAAAGTTGCCGAGCCGCGAGGCTGTCTGATGTCTAGCTCGCCGCATATCTCCACAGTTGCCGGATCGCTTTGCAGCCGCTTCGCAACATGCCCACTGCTAAGATGCTTTCTTCGTTAGCTGGCATCCAGCGTCTGCTCAAAGGATCGTCCAAGCTGTCTTGAGCCATCAGCCCGGTTAATCCAGCATGTTGTGACTTTTATCCAAGCTTCTTGGAGTCAGGCCGACCGCAACCAATTGATTCTTGGTCGAGCGAATCCAAGCTTTTATTGCGTCCCACACCTGTTGTGTCGGCTGCCATGAGCGGTGAACATTTCACGTCCCCAACCCAATGCTCACCGCCGACCAGATGAGATCGGCAGCGTTCGTGTGGAACAGATCGATTGTTCCCAGCACATGGCCGTCCAGGAGATAACTCGCGCCGTCGGGTTTTGTCGGGAAATGACCTCCGAGAAATCGTAGTCCCTTCAGCGTCGGCAGCAGACATTCCCCCAGAACGATCTGAAAGCTCGGCCCGTCAGAGATTGTCGTTTTTGCCGCAAGTACGGCCGGGAGGACGGGCTGGCGGAACTTTCAAGGCTCGGCGCATGGTGGAGGGAGCGGACTGCTGCCGCGAATGCTCCACTCTCATCGGAAAAGGGACGCTCGCCTCGGGTCTGCGGATCCTTCGCGGTCAGGTCGTGAGGACGGCGGGGCTGTGAGTGTGGACCGCCCACCGCATCGCGGCACTGTAATCCTTCACGCTCGTCGTGTTTCCAAACTGATCGAGAATGCGCACCCGGTTGAGCTGATTGCGCCACGTCGCGAACTTCTTGGCCTTGAAACCGACGCGCAGCTCCGCCGTGTTCGCTGAAGGCGAATTCGCGCTGACGGACCGGAGCGACCTCGTCGCGGGGCTGCGCTACGACTACGGCAGATTCGCAAGCCGGGTCAGCGTGCTGGCGCGCAACCTTCTTCGAGAAGGACCATTTCACCGTCGTCATCGTCGCCAATCCGGGCGCCGAATTCGCCGCACTGGGCGATCATCAGGCATTCTGGCAGCGGCTCGACGCGAATTTCTGAACGGCACGTGGCAAGCGGGCATGGCGATGCCGGACTGCAAGGGGACACAAGCAGCCCGGCATCATGGTGTGGGTGAGCGCCTCACGAAAGGCCGCGCTCACCCGGAACGGCGTCCGGCGATCACCGGGCGACGAGGCGGATCTTGCGGTCCTTGCGGGCGAGCTGCTGCTGGCCGTATTTCGCCACCGCAAGGTCGCGCGAGGTCTTCGCCGCGATGCGGGTTTCCGCCTGGCATTCGCGCACCGCGCGGTCGAAGGTCGGCCTGCCTTCGGTCCTGCCGCAGACCGCTTCGACAGCGGCTTCGATGCGGCGGTCGAAGATCGCCTGGCCGGCCTCGCTCGACAGGTCGAGATCGGCATAGCTGATGTCGGCCGAGCGCGGCTCGGCGGCGTTCGCGGCCGAAAGCGGCAGGAGGCTCGCGGCGAAAGTGATGGCGGCGGTGGTGATGGTCTTGGTCATGGGTCTTCTCCTCGTGTGCAGGGCGGCGGTGCGCCGCGTCCGGTTTGTCCGAGTGAGCCGTTCCGGTGTGATCCGGAGGGCCCGTCGGATGAGTTGGAGAATGACCGGGTCGACCTTATCGCGCTTCACAAGAGGCGTGATTTGGCCCTTATGAAAAGCTTATTTTTGCAGCTCGAAGGGTGACTTGGGGGGTGTTTTCTGCCCTAATCGACATCGGGCGCGTTAATTGACGCAGATGTCGATGCAGCGAGGCGCTACGCCATGAACGAGCAACCGGGCCGGTCCGAGGAGGCGCTCGCACAGCGCGCGCGGCGCATCGACCTTGCCCATCACAGCGATTTCGCGCTCGGCCCGGTCCGGGTGCGGCCCTCGCTGCGGCGGATCGTCGGTCCGGACGGCGAGGCAATGCTCGAGCCCAAGGTGATGCAGGTGCTTATCGCCCTGTCGGACCCGATCGGGGCGCTGCTTTCGCGCGACGACCTGATCGATCGCTGCTGGGACGGACGCGTGATCGGCGACACCTCGATCAACCGGGTGATCTCGCTGCTGCGCGGGGCGCTGCGCGATGTCGCAGGCGAGGCCGTCGTGGTCGAGAACGTGCCCAAGGTCGGGTATCGGCTGGTGGTGCGCGAGAGCGAGGCGGAAGGCGAAGCGGATATTGCCGAAGGCGACGATGCGGACGCCCCCGGTTCTCCCGCTGCGGCGAAGAGCAGGCGAGGCCCGTTCTTCGCAGGAATCGCGGTGCTGGTCGCAGTCGCGCTCGCCGCTGTCTTCGCGCTGCTGCGCCCCACCGGCGATGAGCCCCTTCCCGACATCAGCGTCGCCATGCTCCCGCTCGGTGTCGCTGAGGGCGTCGACCCGCTCTACGCCGCCGGGCTAGAGAGCGAGCTGCGCGCCCAGTTCGCCCAGGTCGGGGCGATGGAAGTCACGGCCAGCGAAAGCGCGCGGATGCTGCTCGAGGAGGGCCTCTCCCCGACCGAGATCGGCAAGCGGCTCGGCGCGCACTATGTCTGGGCGGGCGATTTCGCGGTCGAGGCGGAGCGCGCCGCGCTCGACCTGCGCCTGATCGATGTCGATACGGGCGAGGAAGTCCTTGTCGACCGCCTGTCGAGCGCGCCCGACGCCGCCCAGCACCTGCCGTTCCGCACCGCCCGCTCGGTCTCGCTCGCGCTCGGTCGCCCGGTGCGCGAAAGCACCCTGCCCGAAGCGGTCTCGGCGAGCGATTTCAAGCTCTACCTCGTCGCCAACGGGCTGATGCGCACTCGCGGGATGGACCAGCGCCGCGCGGCGCTCGAAATCCTCGGCGAGGTGACCGCGCGCAACCCGCGTTTCGCGGCCGGCTGGGGCGCGCTCGCCAAGGCCCATTTCCTCTATCCCGCGCAAGGGGTCGAGGAGACCGCGCGATATCGCGGCATGGCGCGCGCCTTCGCCGAGCGCGCTCTCGAAATGCGGGCCGACACGGTCGAGGCGCTCAAGGTGATCGGCATCGCCTCGGAGGAACCCGAGGTCGCGCTCGCCAATCTCGAACGCGCGGTCGAACTCGACCCGGGCGATTCCGAAGCGTGGTTCTGGCTCTCGATCCAGCAGCAGCGTTTCCTGCTCGAAGGCGGCGATCCGATGGCGAGCGCGCTCCGGATGGTCGCGATCGACCCGCTCTGGCCGGCGGTCTGGAACGTCTCGACACTCGCCGCCGAATTCGGCCGGGGCGACCTCGCGCGCAAGATGGAGCGCGACATCGCCGCCGCCTCGGCGACGCCGGCGCAGGAAATGTTCGCCGAAGCCCGGCTCGCCCGGCTCGAGGGCGACCTGTCGCGCTTCGTCGAGCTGACCACCCGCGCCTCGCGCACGGCGACCGATGGCGAGCGGCTTTACAGCATCTATATCCCCGACCGCATGATCCGGCTGCTGCTCGACCTGCCGCTGGCCGATGGCCAGAGGGTGCGGCGGGGCAGCGCGCCCGGGATGCTCGAACGGCTCGATCGCGGCGACCTGCCCGCAAGGGCCGAGCTCGAACGGGCCGGGCTGGCGGGCAAGCGGGCGTGGGACGATCCGCGCTTCATGGAAGTGGCTGCGCCGCTTTTTCTCGAAACCGGACGTGAGCGGGAGATGCTCGAGGATTACGACGCGCGTTTCGCAAGCCCCGCCGCCTTCGCCGCCCATGCCGAGCAGACCGGACAGCCCTATGCCGTCATCACCGGCGTCTCGCCCTATCTCGTCCTCGCCCTGCGCCGCGCCGGACGCGACAATGAGGCGGCAGCGCACCTTGCCGCGATGAAGAAGGCGCTTTCCGAGGCGCGCGCCACCGGGCTCGAATGGCTCGATCCGCTGCTGCTCGAACTCGACATCGCCGCCCTCGAAGGTGACGCCGGGCGCGCCGCGGAGGTGGTCGCGAGGCTTCCCGATTTCGGCTGGCCCTTCGCCCCGGCGCGGGTCGATCCGAGCGTGCACAACCTGCTGCGCTCTGATCCGCTCTATGGCGAGATCCGCCAATTGCCCGAAGTCGACGCGGTTCTCGATCCAATCCGCCGCCGCTTATCAAGGGAGCGTGCGGAAGTGCTTTCGCTCGGCTTGTGATTGGTCAGGTTGGCCCGCAACTGAAAAATCTCGCGCTTCCCTTCGCCCAAGGCATCAGGAGGCGTTGAGTTCAGCCCCGGTCCTTACCATGCTTGATGGTTCGGGTTTGAGCTCGTCGCATTTCCCGGCAACCAGATGCCAAGGCGATGTTCGCTTTGGTCCGAGCAGCGGAAGGTAAGCCGGCGCTTGGTCGTTCATCAGCGCAAGTCGCCCACCGTGATGAATGGCGCCCAACTGCTTGGATGATCGGCGAATTCCAGGCTTTCGTCGTTCCGGACATCGATCATCGCCAATTGCAATGCCGTGCCGCGCGACATTCCCGGGTTTTCGGCCAGCATCCGGACAGCCCCGGATGTCAGCAGGGGGGCGACATCGTCACGCACGGGCCAATGCGAGGCGAGGAGGCTGCGTGCTCCGGCAAAGAAGAACGACCGTGCAAGGCCGGACAGGCTGCCGCCGCCGAGGCCGTCGGCAGCCGCGGTGTTGCAGGCGCTCAGCATGACCCAGTCGGCCGACAGGTCGAGCGTGAGGATTTCCGATGCGGTGAGCAGGCCATCGTCATGCATCGTCGCTTCCTCGGGAGGTGTGAAGACGAGCCCCGGCTCGGACGCTATGCCGCCTTCTCCGGCTTTCAGCCCATGCGTCGCGAAAGCCAGGAACCGCACATTGGACAGGTCTTCATCCTTGACCGAAGATTCGGTTGCAGAAGCGCCGAGATAGAGCACCTCGGAGCCCTGCTGCAGCGATTGCGCCAGCATCCGCACTTCCTGCGCCGTGCCCGGCAGGCGCGCAAGA from Erythrobacter sp. encodes:
- a CDS encoding UrcA family protein, whose translation is MTKTITTAAITFAASLLPLSAANAAEPRSADISYADLDLSSEAGQAIFDRRIEAAVEAVCGRTEGRPTFDRAVRECQAETRIAAKTSRDLAVAKYGQQQLARKDRKIRLVAR
- a CDS encoding winged helix-turn-helix domain-containing protein, with protein sequence MNEQPGRSEEALAQRARRIDLAHHSDFALGPVRVRPSLRRIVGPDGEAMLEPKVMQVLIALSDPIGALLSRDDLIDRCWDGRVIGDTSINRVISLLRGALRDVAGEAVVVENVPKVGYRLVVRESEAEGEADIAEGDDADAPGSPAAAKSRRGPFFAGIAVLVAVALAAVFALLRPTGDEPLPDISVAMLPLGVAEGVDPLYAAGLESELRAQFAQVGAMEVTASESARMLLEEGLSPTEIGKRLGAHYVWAGDFAVEAERAALDLRLIDVDTGEEVLVDRLSSAPDAAQHLPFRTARSVSLALGRPVRESTLPEAVSASDFKLYLVANGLMRTRGMDQRRAALEILGEVTARNPRFAAGWGALAKAHFLYPAQGVEETARYRGMARAFAERALEMRADTVEALKVIGIASEEPEVALANLERAVELDPGDSEAWFWLSIQQQRFLLEGGDPMASALRMVAIDPLWPAVWNVSTLAAEFGRGDLARKMERDIAAASATPAQEMFAEARLARLEGDLSRFVELTTRASRTATDGERLYSIYIPDRMIRLLLDLPLADGQRVRRGSAPGMLERLDRGDLPARAELERAGLAGKRAWDDPRFMEVAAPLFLETGREREMLEDYDARFASPAAFAAHAEQTGQPYAVITGVSPYLVLALRRAGRDNEAAAHLAAMKKALSEARATGLEWLDPLLLELDIAALEGDAGRAAEVVARLPDFGWPFAPARVDPSVHNLLRSDPLYGEIRQLPEVDAVLDPIRRRLSRERAEVLSLGL